A window of the Chloroflexi bacterium ADurb.Bin180 genome harbors these coding sequences:
- the mntH gene encoding Divalent metal cation transporter MntH has translation MAFRKLLNRGQLIPRPVRRIAQRVLFFLSIMGPGLITASADNDAAGVATYSMVGSYYGYGMLWVILWITVGEVLVQEMAARMGAVTGKGLTDLIRERFGVKPALLVIGGLVLANLGTTAAQFAGIAASAQLFGLPHYLVVPLAAVLVWWLVVHGSYERVEKVLLVLSLYAVAYIIAAFRVNPPWAEVARATLVPTIKWEGGFMLALLATFGTTMTPWGAAYMQATVADKGVKIKDFAYTRMDVVVGATLGNVVSAFVILCTAATLFARGIRVEGAEEAALALEPIAGAWARQLFAGGLMGASLLAAVVLPLATTYAVCEAFGWERGVNHSFGDAPWFFGLYTAMIVVSAVVVLIPGLPLFQLMWLSQVVNAVLLPAVMVYMLLLANNKEIMGQWINPRWVNVLSVILSLMIVVATVVMLVDLIF, from the coding sequence ATGGCGTTTCGGAAACTGCTCAACCGCGGCCAGCTCATTCCGCGGCCCGTGAGGCGCATCGCGCAGCGGGTGCTGTTCTTTCTGTCGATCATGGGCCCGGGGCTGATCACCGCCTCGGCCGACAACGACGCGGCCGGCGTGGCCACCTACTCCATGGTCGGCTCGTACTATGGCTATGGCATGCTGTGGGTGATCCTGTGGATCACCGTGGGTGAGGTGCTGGTGCAGGAGATGGCGGCGCGGATGGGCGCAGTCACCGGCAAGGGATTGACCGACCTGATCCGTGAGCGGTTTGGGGTCAAGCCGGCGCTGCTGGTCATCGGCGGGCTGGTGCTGGCCAATCTCGGCACCACGGCGGCGCAGTTCGCGGGCATTGCCGCATCGGCGCAGCTCTTTGGGCTGCCCCATTACCTGGTGGTGCCGCTGGCCGCTGTGCTGGTGTGGTGGCTGGTGGTGCACGGCTCTTACGAGCGGGTGGAAAAGGTGCTGCTGGTGCTGTCGCTCTATGCGGTGGCCTATATCATTGCGGCGTTCCGCGTGAACCCGCCCTGGGCCGAAGTAGCGCGCGCCACGCTGGTGCCAACGATCAAGTGGGAGGGCGGCTTTATGCTGGCGCTGCTGGCCACCTTTGGCACAACGATGACGCCCTGGGGTGCGGCCTATATGCAGGCCACCGTAGCCGACAAGGGCGTCAAGATCAAGGATTTCGCCTACACGCGGATGGATGTGGTGGTGGGCGCGACGCTGGGCAACGTGGTCTCGGCCTTTGTCATCCTGTGCACGGCGGCCACGCTGTTCGCGCGCGGCATCCGCGTAGAGGGGGCAGAAGAGGCTGCTCTGGCGCTGGAGCCCATCGCCGGGGCCTGGGCCAGGCAGCTCTTTGCCGGCGGGCTGATGGGCGCGTCGCTGCTGGCGGCAGTGGTGCTGCCCCTGGCCACGACCTATGCCGTGTGCGAGGCTTTTGGCTGGGAAAGGGGCGTGAACCACAGTTTTGGCGATGCGCCCTGGTTCTTTGGGCTCTACACGGCCATGATTGTCGTGAGCGCTGTGGTGGTGCTGATCCCGGGGCTGCCGCTCTTTCAGTTGATGTGGCTGTCGCAGGTGGTCAATGCGGTGCTGCTGCCCGCGGTGATGGTCTATATGCTGCTGCTGGCCAACAACAAAGAGATCATGGGCCAGTGGATCAACCCGCGCTGGGTCAACGTGCTCTCGGTGATCCTGAGCCTGATGATCGTCGTGGCCACGGTGGTGATGCTGGTCGACCTGATCTTTTAG
- the mgtE gene encoding Magnesium transporter MgtE — MTTFLSQILGKPVWDSTGQRVGSCADILVEDIASGFPLVRAMALKNGNGEPRLIPAESISWLAPSIILNSVDPPPYEPVGDEVWLAKQVLDRQIVDTDGRRLVRVNDLQLVRANADGPYCLGGVDVGGLGLLRRLGVANPTARLYKVLGKRVPHSIVPWSEVAPLQAQEPLRLKVSRDRISGLRPADIAQIVTELDRPMGEALLNTLSTETIADAMEEIEPELQASIIGTMAPEKAADVLEEMGPDEAADLLGDLHPSQRSRLLNLMQDEDAVDIQKLLSYPDDTAGGIMTTEYATIPDGLTVGEALDHLRQSDLAQEDEALYYVYVLDEHDQLLGVVGLRDLVLSPADRPVREIMEDDPITVNPLQPQNEVGRIVARYNLLAVPVVDEQKVMHGIVTVDDAIDAIIPTAWKKRLPHFF, encoded by the coding sequence ATGACCACGTTTCTGAGCCAGATTCTGGGCAAGCCGGTGTGGGATTCCACGGGCCAGCGCGTTGGCAGTTGCGCCGATATCCTGGTCGAGGATATCGCGTCGGGCTTTCCCCTGGTTCGAGCCATGGCGTTGAAAAACGGCAACGGCGAGCCGCGGCTCATCCCGGCGGAGAGCATCTCCTGGCTGGCACCCTCTATCATTCTCAATAGCGTCGATCCGCCACCCTACGAGCCAGTCGGTGACGAGGTCTGGCTGGCCAAGCAGGTGCTGGACCGTCAGATCGTCGATACCGACGGCCGGCGCCTGGTGCGGGTGAACGACCTGCAGCTCGTGCGCGCCAACGCCGACGGCCCCTACTGCCTCGGCGGAGTGGATGTGGGCGGGCTGGGTCTGCTGCGCCGGCTCGGCGTAGCCAACCCCACCGCCCGTCTGTACAAGGTGCTCGGCAAGAGGGTGCCCCACTCGATTGTGCCCTGGTCCGAGGTGGCGCCGCTTCAGGCCCAGGAACCGCTGCGGCTCAAGGTGTCGCGCGACCGCATCAGCGGACTGCGCCCGGCTGACATTGCCCAGATCGTCACCGAGCTCGACCGGCCCATGGGCGAAGCCCTGCTCAACACCCTCTCCACCGAGACCATCGCCGACGCGATGGAAGAGATCGAGCCCGAGCTGCAGGCCAGCATCATCGGCACGATGGCACCGGAAAAGGCCGCCGACGTCCTGGAAGAGATGGGCCCGGACGAGGCAGCCGACCTGCTGGGCGACCTCCACCCGAGCCAGCGCAGCAGGCTGCTCAACCTCATGCAGGATGAGGACGCCGTTGACATCCAGAAGCTGCTGAGCTATCCCGATGATACCGCCGGCGGCATCATGACCACCGAGTACGCCACCATCCCCGACGGGCTCACCGTCGGCGAGGCGCTGGACCATCTGCGCCAGTCCGACCTGGCGCAGGAGGATGAGGCACTGTATTATGTCTACGTGTTGGACGAGCACGACCAGTTGCTGGGTGTGGTCGGCCTGCGCGACCTGGTGCTGAGCCCGGCGGATCGGCCGGTGCGCGAGATCATGGAGGACGATCCCATCACGGTCAACCCGCTGCAGCCGCAGAACGAGGTCGGCCGCATCGTAGCCCGGTACAACCTGCTAGCCGTGCCGGTGGTCGACGAGCAAAAGGTGATGCACGGCATTGTGACGGTCGATGACGCCATCGACGCGATCATCCCCACGGCGTGGAAAAAGCGCCTGCCTCACTTCTTCTAA